One region of Plasmodium gaboni strain SY75 chromosome 6, whole genome shotgun sequence genomic DNA includes:
- a CDS encoding hypothetical protein (conserved Plasmodium protein, unknown function) codes for MKSPNNISTSNEKAYNNVDFVKSRINTYNLNNENKMNKNYLPIGKYKNTFEKTKNVDNCMTTKSLNNLKNKKDIIRNGKYVNEKIKMSEQINVNENLKLLKNKIPLLKTNILRKKETNKSINTFKYKSNIERKENVERGEIIKDINIFNDKNKYIEKNYSPKNENQENKLEKLTNINNINNITNDISNNTILDALSNTNNEKNIYMNNSPIKKDTEFISHIKRTSININNKDYARNISKPYIRRSVTFTNTGKNIPLNKNISSINNNENILSGIKINEKMYIPNRLYIQQNSLIKNKIESSNKINNINTINNMSSIINNNNNNNNSIMVVKDINNKDIKNLTKEKYNKIITPISPVGINKKDIHKNSNIIENTISPTLIPNYKKIKILKETKIIKPLSNDTFHNNLKTTLINTIMNPPAQKKIIKGDINDIYIKQKKTNNINLKKINVPINKRTTTIINKNEHDNNIISKQLTHKKNFIEINKQPLLRRHSTAVLNHNISNLKKNISNVKDKNDKIYLNKGNIIYKGNNKFNNHDKVSIIKNIPINNIQNEQETDIIPSNVLINKNVGTAKIMIIKKDNNQKNGNMENKINNNKKNDNNNNQSCAEKSNKINALFNIPKRLSTSIYTKIKKNFITKINRNLNETNKKNDNENMDDKTNESIDMKISEPINEILVERKNQILNDLPNNQGELNYSTNELTNDNIPSEYLENINKEEYILKEDIECDNKNIAQTNMVENKDNKMNDVSYKNITYNDKIIDTNETMVSEKLKDIQSTDLSCEYIEENQKKFKNEYINEEKNKIINELHPKRLSYDDNKMYPSSCYNYINEKEPEMIHKMNKNICNYEEISTYEKTKYIYPNETQESINCDITNISKDNYQSGHNDKEYKTNNLNINQKGNHNDKISHNDKISHNDNISHNDKISHNDKISHNDKISHNDKISHNDNISYNDRILILGNKNIQDISEDFTKSKTINKIYISNNCINMYGEEEKNEESIKKIMNEKLNNIKTNQRIEHKGKNKIDDNTKMVLQKRTHDILQGKHSFCHINNEINKIISLEDDPLNNKGDVIFLRDLNKNNNKDIIHESNENTQNDMKHQIIEDKKEVKKVEVEETLTYHKIIEDKNENYYEQNITDKIEIYNKQKEDDKIRGKKNSEHKMLQNIEEQKKEQITNRTKDAEKKYACIHFTELNKNICKILNSNNYKIKRNRNKKNKDIMIKENEKNHPHSYRHLHIHKHNQKDTHSYRHSYTRSHPHPLDIYYQSYIKKSRKSNKSEDYSLVEQNNIRLTNENKKKTKNNYIAYESYENKNEKKLSLILKKKNKIINNNNNMINKILEKKKLSNNYKLYNYYSQFFQSYNLSINRFRRKNQKNYEQEKKKRKKKRKKNLHVILFPLHKNKTNDQKLNNIIELNKEQTIQTKRRKISNYKNIQDNNFDKKTRKHKRKKKKITFIHHKLEQKGCIIQPNDKMNKHLNNSNCDESEEKENNHMKIGTNTDMIKEYYSMSNEEILLDNMSSENINELKEKNGYIIEMENNMEKKEGKKIKIVNNEKSKMDDDNEKKNNNNFNIGNDIKIDVEKYLEENKNLFFYEHEWINIILQLINKDNFYLAEELMILIFQKEEKIYKNFIEERNKNIKGNNGYKYNTTCDNINVSTCDNINNMNNIENTNNHQNDNNIILSSGNKIEERIKLSNFMQQIFNYCPIEWPLLDISILIIVCQVVCYIFSLNKYHMFTDCCIMFEKYCIGILLNSSLISSNKNRNTILMFEHDFFYKFIVSYNYKKPTIDVIKYHKNYLKNDHFIEEKTILDVIFLALAYYITVSHNLNEYIQTNNIISYINVLNKNVPHDVESQGIEENLTTPQKKKRKHIRNILNIDKNIGTEKKSTINNKRKSHNNNINNNNDNIFYDDMHIFTHNNSFSPYSNKNINIYKNVPNKRYKTYRHFSYSTFGNHLKKKNYNYSIMKHRYSEFLPISKKLSYIDSKLKRTRTYEKKLKKRLSILRTTKCIKKMNSKDYSNKYIIKENNQIEEKTKWMNSKNYYDQQNNDKIYDNEQKENIHLNDTTPLMISQNNITNLVLSKNSKMDTIIKYQTKTNFEKLLCLIIIEIFNLIYDNRQYSVENILIIRKFFRVFLNFTQKKFLSLSLKRHLKRNMCDVKENGKMDNMSINKNNIFNHKDNISINKNNICNNDNNISINKNNICNHDNNISNIYNMNNLICRDTNISSYEIKESKELIQSPNNIYENYYNIWIWVERIFSENFYEINNMLYNLNNSKNNNNNNSNSNSNNSRNEDININYEKIELISQNIKRFSNVQKRNCFVLKYYWSVFGINEGYNEKNIRRENYMNEKIDFTPNTYFNDIYSYINQWDHKKNSSDINSLLSYCYFPKYFSLKHENNLKNKIFLKLEKKDLLYDTLTLYYLSSIECICKVFLAIEDIPSFLHLQHESNIINNLLLKENYNINESPYLNRSYENKIETMNSVRLNNDNYDDINEEKDSSYWIKLLKNKLKIYDIQWHEEYEKKYLNLVIYMKLMKQKFKENHIFNKIMKYNISSIWLNKSQVYLQYIQITINCKFYLHCSYNTIYLFIKKNYIFVIQMIEHYVNEKKITLDGNEQDQYYKNKNNNKMKNNINNNNNNDNNKYNDLFMSLHNNHIYNENGDMPSQVDDNFLFMAWEIANFYFSILYYKLDLKSILIELFKWIKLFENYHNKRFFRILKFRCISYVIHILIFMNKYKYAERIVKNVFRFNIKKKRKIYQNGIKQNKEIIKGKYQNNENEFYIYNKENINNSCNVIEDKDISQECNMKKDQNINDYNVNRINQEIQSIQNVNSPNKYEKNINHNNNNMLKCYANMEKFNSRYYFKRRRKKNTNCHIMNKCYLYHRWINFLMKKYNKIVIYLLKKKNIVKLILFNNRNVHVLMRKKKERILIKEVSFKMNSLQKLLLLLYKLSIKLYKSYYYHAAILHYYTSQQILEVSKYLNIKIKKNDKNKRKNNNKNNNINKKIYNHSNMVTPQFNYNYHMNNTQFFLMDNLFSHSLNSPNNIINNNYYSNQPLNNKSHDNDPNFFSPFKLQQSPKVSINKTDKSYRTHTKNNDDMFYLHALILSIQIQYTLSICIIICSDLFNFPKKIKKLQKFNIKNKQQISKDKYKNMTYMSCFFNHKILSKHCRILNGHKFDQSVKTKRIIKNKEKEKEKCTKKNHFNKNLNNQLDHYNSSMNNTPVNYKQHDTFQFTNIYNRKYKKRKFMNKNNCLSSQKNKEYNYNNILLHIKDNKLKKIYNKCLHKNKQRDYNSDSILMYQYSSDECDKHILSDSYKDKYKKYINLLSKKKKKKKRKNILKVKKNKKKNNYHIIIKISTWLSKNSASQLIWIAQKLFKMYVPELLCVVLALQTNMFMNKNILPNIKRIDKILNLCSDNPQLVYFSLESLNSYRNKENLRKYKHYFELYKKYKKIFLDKKKDINNSMEMLHELCKYFFVQKKKTKKKRKKIEKIEKIEKIEKIEK; via the exons atgaaatccccaaataatatttcaacAAGTAATGAAAAGGCTTACAACAATGTAGACTTTGTTAAGAGTAGAATAAACACATACAATTTGAATAATGAAAACAAgatgaataaaaattatttgcCGATAggtaaatataaaaatacttttgaaaaaacaaaaaatgtAGACAATTGTATGACAACAAAATCTttgaataatttaaaaaataaaaaggatattataagaaatggaaaatatgtgaatgaaaaaataaaaatgagTGAACAAATTAATGTtaatgaaaatttaaaacttttaaaaaataaaataccTTTGTTAAAAACTAATATTCTTAGAAAAAAGGAAACAAATAAATCAattaatacatttaaatACAAATCAAATATTgaaagaaaagaaaatgtCGAAAGGGgggaaataataaaagatataaatatatttaatgataaaaataaatatatagaaaaaaattactcaccaaaaaatgagaatcaggaaaataaattagaaaaattaactaatattaataatattaataatattactaATGATATAAGTAATAATACCATTTTAGACGCATTATCaaatacaaataatgaaaaaaatatttatatgaataatagTCCAATTAAGAAAGACACAGAATTTATTTCACATATTAAAAGAACATcaattaatattaataataaagattATGCACGTAATATATCTAAACCATATATAAGAAGAAGTGTTACTTTTACGAACACGGGCAAAAATATACCTCTGAATAAAAACATATCGtcaataaataataatgaaaatatcTTAAGCggaataaaaataaatgagAAAATGTACATTCCAAATAGGTTATATATCCAACAAAATTCTCTcatcaaaaataaaatagagAGTAgtaacaaaataaataatattaatactataaataatatgagtagtattattaacaataataataataataataattccATTATGGTAGTcaaagatataaataataaagacataaaaaatttgacaaaagaaaaatataataaaataataacacCTATATCACCTGTAGgtataaacaaaaaagatatacacaaaaattccaatattatagaaaataCAATATCTCCTACACTTATTCcaaattataaaaaaataaaaatattaaaagaaacaaaaataatcaaGCCTTTGTCTAACGACACatttcataataatttaaaaacaaCACTAATCAATACTATAATGAATCCTCCTGcccaaaaaaaaataataaaaggagacataaatgatatatatataaaacaaaaaaaaacaaataatataaatttaaaaaaaataaatgttccaataaataaaagaactactactattataaataagaaCGAACATGataacaatattatatctaAACAATTAActcataaaaaaaattttatcgaaataaataaacagCCATTATTAAGGAGACACTCCACAGCTGTTTTAAATCATAACATTTctaatttaaaaaaaaacataagTAATGTCaaagataaaaatgataaaatatatttaaacaagggaaatataatatataaaggaaataataaatttaataatcATGATAAAGTAAgcattataaaaaatattcctATAAATAACATACAAAATGAACAAGAAACGGATATAATACCTTCAAACgttttaattaataaaaatgtgGGGACTGcaaaaattatgataataaaaaaggataacaatcaaaaaaatggaaacatggaaaacaaaattaacaataataaaaaaaatgacaataataataatcaatCGTGTGCAGAAAAAAGTAACAAAATCAATGCTCTCTTTAATATACCAAAAAGATTAAGTACTTCGATATATActaaaataaaaaaaaatttcataACCAAGATTAATAGAAATTTGAACGAgacaaataaaaaaaatgataatgaaaatatggATGATAAAACAAATGAATCGATTGACATGAAAATAAGTGAACcaataaatgaaatattagttgaaagaaaaaatcAAATATTGAATGACCTACCAAATAATCAGGGGGAATTAAATTACAGCACGAATGAATTAACCAATGATAACATACCCTCAGAATATcttgaaaatataaataaggAAGAATACATCTTAAAAGAAGATATAGAatgtgataataaaaatattgcTCAAACAAATATGGTTGAAAATAAGGATAACAAAATGAATGATGTaagttataaaaatattacatataatgaCAAAATAATTGATACCAATGAAACTATGGTAAgtgaaaaattaaaagatatacAATCCACTGATTTATCATGTGAATATATTGAagaaaatcaaaaaaagtttaaaaatgaatatataaatgaagaaaagaataaaattattaatgAGTTACATCCTAAACGCTTATCCTAcgatgataataaaatgtatcCTTCAAGttgttataattatattaacGAAAAGGAACCAGAAATGATAcataaaatgaataaaaatatttgcAATTATGAAGAAATTTCAACCTatgaaaaaacaaaatatatatatcctaATGAAACACAGGAAAGTATAAATTGTgatataacaaatatttCGAAAGATAATTATCAGTCTGGTCACAATGATAAAGAGTATAAAACgaataatttaaatattaatcaGAAAGGTAAtcataatgataaaatatctcataatgataaaatatctcataatgataatatatcacataatgataaaatatcacataatgataaaatatctcataatgataaaatatcacataatgataaaatatcacataatgataatatatcatataatgATAGGATACTTATTTTgggaaataaaaatatacaagATATATCAGAAGATTTTACAAAAAGTAAAacaattaataaaatttatatatctaataATTGTATAAACATGTATGGggaagaagaaaaaaatgaagaaagtattaaaaaaattatgaacgaaaaattaaataatatcaaaACAAATCAAAGAATTGAACATAAAggtaaaaataaaatagatGATAACACAAAAATGGTTTTGCAAAAAAGAACACATGATATATTACAAGGAAAACATTCCTTTTgtcatataaataatgaaataaataaaatcaTTTCGTTGGAAGATGATccattaaataataaaggaGACGTTATCTTTTTACGTGACCTTAACAAGAATAACAATAAAGACATAATCCATGAATCAAATGAAAATACACAGAATGATATGAAACATCAAATTATTGAAGATAAAAAGGAAGTGAAAAAGGTAGAAGTAGAAGAAACATTAACttatcataaaataatagaggacaaaaatgaaaattattatgaacaAAACATAACGgataaaatagaaatatacaataaacaaaaagaagatgataaaattaggggaaaaaaaaattctgAACATAAAATGCTGCAAAATATAGAAGAACAAAAGAAAGAACAAATAACAAACAGAACAAAGGATgcagaaaaaaaatatgcctgtatacattttacagagttaaataaaaatatatgtaaaattttaaattcGAACAATTACAAAATTAAAAGGAACagaaataagaaaaataaagatataatgataaaagaaaatgaaaagaatcATCCACATTCATATCGACatttacatatacataaaCATAATCAAAAAGATACACATTCATATCGACATTCATACACACGGTCACATCCACATCCTcttgatatatattaccaatcgtatataaaaaaaagtagAAAAAGTAACAAAAGTGAAGATTATTCACTTGttgaacaaaataatattcgtttaacaaatgaaaacaagaaaaaaacaaaaaataattacatTGCATACGAATCATATGAAAATAAGAATGAGAAAAAGTTATCTcttattttaaaaaaaaaaaataaaataataaataataataataatatgataaataaaatattggagaaaaaaaagttatcaaataattataaactgtataattattattcacAATTTTTTCAAAGTTATAATCTCAGCATAAATAGGTTTAGGAgaaaaaatcaaaaaaattatgagcaagaaaaaaaaaagagaaaaaaaaagagaaaaaaaaatttacatgtaatattattccctttacataaaaacaaaacaaatGATCAAAAgttaaataatataatagaaTTAAACAAGGAACAAACTATTCAAACCAAAAGGAGGAAAATTTCtaattataagaatatacaagataataattttgataaaaaaacaagaaaacacaaacgaaaaaaaaaaaaaattacatttATTCATCATAAATTAGAACAAAAAGGATGTATTATCCAACCAAATgataaaatgaataaacatttaaataatagCAATTGTGATGAAAgtgaagaaaaagaaaataatcATATGAAGATAGGGACAAATACAGATATgataaaagaatattattCAATGAGTAACGAAGAAATATTACTTGATAATATGTCAAGTGAGAATATTAATGAATTAAAAGAGAAAAATGGATATATCATTGAAATGGAAAATAACatggaaaaaaaagaaggaaaaaaaatcaagattgtaaataatgaaaaatcCAAGATggatgatgataatgaaaaaaaaaataataataattttaatattgGAAATGATATAAAGATAGATgttgaaaaatatttagaagaaaataaaaacctctttttttatgaacATGAATGgataaatattatattacaattaataaataaggataatttttatttggCAGAAGAattaatgatattaatatttcagaaagaagaaaaaatatacaaaaattttatagaagaaagaaataaaaatataaaaggaaataatggatataaatataatacaacatgtgataatataaatgtgaGTACAtgtgataatataaataatatgaataatatagaaaatacaaataatcatcaaaatgataataatataattttatcaAGTGGTAATAAAATAGAAGAACGTATAAAACTATCCAATTTTATGCaacaaatatttaattattgTCCTATTGAATGGCCATTATTAGATATTAGTATCTTAATAATTGTATGCCAAGTAGtttgttatattttcaGTTTGAATAAATATCATATGTTTACAGATTGTTGTATAATGtttgaaaaatattgtattggtatattattaaacTCTTCACTTATTAgttcaaataaaaatcgAAATACTATCCTTATGTTTGAACatgattttttttataaatttattgtctcatataattataaaaaacCAACCATTGatgtaataaaatatcacaagaattatttaaagaaCGATCATTTTATAGAAGAAAAAACTATACTAGATGTTATTTTTCTTGCTCTAGCATATTATATAACTGTTAGTCACAATctaaatgaatatatacaaacaaataatatcatatcatatataaatgtactaaataaaaatgttcCTCATGATGTTGAATCACAAGGAATAGAAGAAAACTTGACTACAccacaaaaaaaaaaaaggaaacatataaggaatatattgaatatagataaaaatataggtacagaaaaaaaatcaacaataaataataaaagaaaaagtcataataataatattaacaataataatgacaatattttttatgatgacatgcatatatttacacataataattctttttctCCTTATTCcaacaaaaatattaatatatataaaaatgttcctaataaaagatataaaacatatagACATTTCTCATATAGTACATTCGGGAACcatttgaaaaaaaaaaattataattattccATTATGAAACATAGATACTCAGAATTTTTGCCAATATCAAAAAAGCTATCTTATATAGATtcaaaattaaaaagaacAAGGACctatgaaaaaaaattaaaaaaaagactCAGCATATTAAGGACAAcaaaatgtattaaaaaaatgaatagTAAAGattattcaaataaatatattatcaaagAGAATAATCAAATTGAGGAGAAAACAAAATGGATGAATAGcaaaaattattatgacCAACAAAATAAcgataaaatatatgataatgaacaaaaagaaaatatacatttgAATGATACAACTCCATTAATGATTAGccaaaataatattacaaattTAGTGTTATCAAAAAATAGCAAGATGGATacaattataaaatatcaaaCAAAAACCaattttgaaaaattattgtgtcttataataatagaaatttttaatttaatttatgATAATAGACAATATTCCgttgaaaatattttgatcATTAGAAAATTCTTCCGAGTATTTCTTAATTTTACTCAGAAGAAATTTCTATCTTTATCTTTAAAGAGACATCTGAAAAGGAACATGTGTGATGTGAAAGAAAATGGTAAAATGGATAATATGagtataaataaaaataatatttttaaccataaagataatataagtataaataaaaataatatttgcaacaatgataataatataagtataaataaaaataatatttgcaaccatgataataatataagtaacatatataatatgaataatttaatatgtaGAGACACAAATATATCATCTTATGAGATAAAAGAAAGCAAAGAATTGATACAGTCACCAAATAATATCTATGAAAattattacaatatatGGATATGGGTTGAACGTATATTTTCAGAAAATTTTTACGAAATAAAcaatatgttatataatttgaataattctaaaaataataataataataatagtaatagtaatagtaataattcaagaaatgaagatatcaatattaattatgaaaaaatagAGCTAATCAGTCAAAATATTAAACGTTTTTCTAATGTACAAAAGAGGAATTGTTTTGtcttaaaatattattggAGTGTTTTTGGAATTAATGAAGGatataatgaaaagaatataagaagagaaaattatatgaatgaaaaaattGATTTTACACCTAACACATattttaatgatatatattcatatataaatcaatGGGATCATAAAAAGAACTCATCAGAtattaattctttattatcataCTGTTATTTTccaaaatatttttctcttaaacatgaaaataatttgaaaaataaaatatttctcaagttagaaaaaaaagatcTTCTATATGATACTCttacattatattatttatctTCGATAGAATGTATATGCAAAGTATTTCTTGCAATTGAAGATATTCCATCATTTTTACACTTACAACATGAAtctaatattataaataatttgttgttaaaagaaaattataatattaatgaatCACCTTATTTAAATAGAtcatatgaaaataaaatagaaaCGATGAATAGTGTACGTTTAAACaatgataattatgatgatataaatgaagaaaagGATTCGAGTTATTGGATAAAATtattgaaaaataaattgaaaatatatgatatacAATGGCATGAAGAAtatgaaaagaaatatttaaatttagttatttatatgaaattaatgaaacaaaaatttaaagaaaatcatatttttaataaaattatgaaatataatatttcatcTATATGGTTAAATAAAAGTCAAGTAtatttacaatatattcaaataacAATTAATTGTAAATTTTATTTGCATTGTTCCTATAATactatttatttatttataaaaaaaaattatatatttgttatacAAATGATAGAACATTATGTcaatgaaaaaaaaataactCTTGATGGAAATGAACAAGatcaatattataaaaataaaaataataataaaatgaaaaataacatcaataataataataataatgataataataaatataacgACTTATTTATGTCATTAcataataatcatatttataatgaaaatggTGATATGCCTAGCCAAGTGGATGacaattttttatttatggCATGGGAAATTGcaaatttttatttctcTATACTTTACTATAAATTAGACTTAAAAAGCATTTTGATTGAATTGTTCAAATGgataaaattatttgaaaattATCACAACAAACGTTTTTTTCGTATATTAAAGTTCAGATGTATATCATATgttattcatatattaatatttatgaataaatataaatatgcCGAAAGGATTGTAAAAAATGTGTTTCGttttaatataaagaaaaagaggaaaatatatcaaaatggtataaaacaaaataaagaaataataaaaggcaaatatcaaaataatgaaaatgaattttatatatataataaggAGAACATTAATAATAGTTGTAATGTGATAGAAGATAAAGATATATCACAGGAATGTAATATGAAAAAGGACCAAAACataaatgattataatgTGAATAGGATCAATCAAGAAATACAGTCTATCCAAAATGTAAACTCACCCAAcaaatatgaaaaaaatatcaaccataataataataatatgttgAAGTGCTATGCAAATATGGAAAAATTTAACAGTagatattattttaaaagaaggagaaaaaaaaatacaaacTGTCATATTATGAACAAATGTTATTTATACCATAGGTGGATTAACTTCttgatgaaaaaatataataaaatcgtaatttatttattaaaaaagaaaaatatcgtaaaacttatattatttaataatagAAATGTACATGTTCTtatgagaaaaaaaaaagaaagaattCTTATAAAAGAAGTTAGTTTCAAAATGAATTCTTTACAGaaacttttattattactttaTAAATTATCTATAAAGTTGTATaaatcatattattatcatgCAGCTATCTTGCATTATTATACATCACAACAAATATTGGAAgtttcaaaatatttaaatattaaaattaaaaaaaatgataaaaataaaaggaaaaataataacaaaaataataatataaataaaaagatatataatcattCCAATATGGTCACACCACAATTTAATTATAACTACCATATGAACAATACACAATTTTTTCTAATggataatttattttctcaTTCTCTTAATTCCcctaataatataattaataataattattattccAATCAACCtcttaataataaatcaCATGATAATGATCcgaattttttttctccaTTTAAATTACAACAATCACCTAAAGTATCCATAAATAAAACAGATAAATCTTATAGAACTCATACCAAAAATAATGACGACatgttttatttacatGCTCTTATTCTTAGTATACAAATTCAATATACCTTATCcatttgtattattatttgctccgatttatttaattttccaaaaaaaataaagaaacTCCAAAAGTtcaatattaaaaataaacaacAAATATCAAAGgataaatacaaaaatatgACTTATATGTCTTGCTTCTTTAATCATAAAATTTTGTCAAAACATTGCCGAATATTAAATGGTCACAAATTTGATCAATCTGTTAAAACAAAAAGgataattaaaaataaagaaaaagaaaaagaaaaatgtacaaaaaaaaatcatttcaacaaaaatttaaataacCAACTCGATCATTATAATAGCAGTATGAATAATACACCTGTGAATTATAAGCAACATGATACATTTCaatttacaaatatatacaataggaaatataaaaaaagaaaatttatgaataaaaataattgtttatcatcacaaaaaaataaagaatataattataataatatattattacatataaaggataataaattaaaaaaaatttataataaatgcttacataaaaataaacaaagAGATTATAATTCTGACAGTATTCTTATGTATCAATATTCTTCTGATGAATGTGATAAACATATTTTGAGTGATTCatataaagataaatacaaaaaatatataaatttgctgtctaaaaaaaaaaagaaaaaaaaaagaaaaaatatattaaaagttaaaaagaataagaagaaaaataattatcatataataataaaaatttctACGTGGTTGAGTAAAAATTCTGCTTCCCAATTGATATGGATAGCTCAA AAGCTATTTAAGATGTATGTCCCAGAATTGTTGTGTGTAGTCTTGGCTCTTCAAACAAATATGtttatgaataaaaatatattaccg aatattaaaagaattgACAAGATACTAAACCTATGTTCAGATAACCCTCAGCTGGTTTATTTCTCTTTGGAATCCTTAAACAGTTATAGGAACAAAGAGAACTTGAGGAAATACAAACattattttgaattatataaaaagtataagaaaatatttttggATAAGAAGAAAGACATTAATAATTCGATGGAAATGCTGCATGAActatgtaaatatttttttgttcaaaaaaaaaaaacaaaaaaaaaaagaaaaaaaatagaaaaaatagaaaaaatagaaaaaatagaaaaaatagaaaaatga